The following are from one region of the Lepeophtheirus salmonis chromosome 8, UVic_Lsal_1.4, whole genome shotgun sequence genome:
- the LOC121123344 gene encoding uncharacterized protein — MMNKSYSSDSSDDNNECNKSDIIDNTGACSNEINIQQNNAPVHVVPSGNVILNLSMYINGDMATKNEEEYNRVVKTTLRNIVSSFKMEPQIQKDGPQCSHSSDFISSASLNLGSSPCIQRSPFFSMNDPSNINSSNVTNQTLIQVRVPNLKNANSNRPMLRVFSKKIYHTIFRVIVTILAFALVIGLMYYMIMCSDIENGSSRPL, encoded by the exons ATGATGAACAAATCATATAGTAGTGACAGCAGTGATGATAACAATGAGTGCAATAAGTCCGACATAATTGACAATACAGGAGCCTGCtccaatgaaataaatatccaacAAAATAATGCTCCTGTTCACGTTGTGCCCTCTGGAAATGTTATACTCAACTTAAGCATGTACATCAATGGGGACATGGCGACTAAGAACGAGGAGGAGTACAATAGAGTCGTTAAAACGACATTAAGAAATATAGTTAGTTCCTTTAAAATGGAG CCGCAAATACAAAAAGATGGTCCTCAATGCTCCCATTCTTCTGATTTCATCTCCTCTGCATCCTTAAATCTGGGATCTTCACCTTGTATCCAACGCTCTCCATTCTTCTCTATGAATGATCCATCGAATATCAATAGCTCCAATGTCACAAATCAAACCCTTATTCAAGTACGCGTTCCTaacttaaaaaatgcaaattctAACCGGCCAATGCTTCGAG TGTTTTCCAAGAAAATCTACCATACGATTTTTCGAGTCATTGTAACCATCCTGGCTTTTGCTCTCGTCATTGGTCTAATGTACTATATGATCATG TGTAGTGACATAGAAAATGGAAGTTCCAGACCTCTTTAG